The DNA region AGACCTACTGGGCTATCGTAAAGAATGCCCCGAAGGAGTCGGAAGGAGAATTGGTGAACTATCTGGTGCGCAATGAGAAGCAGAACAAGAGTTATGCTTATGATAAGGAAGTGCCGAAGAGTAAAAAGGCTATCCTGCACTATCGGCTGATAGGTAAGTCGGATAATTACTTTCTGCTGGAAGTGGATCTGAAGACCGGACGGCATCATCAGATACGATGCCAGTTGGCAAAGATGGGATGTCCTATCAAGGGAGATTTGAAGTATGGCTTTGCCCGTTCCAATCCGGATGGAAGTATTTGCCTGCATGCACGCCATATCAGTTTTGTGCATCCGGTATCTAAGGAAATGATTGATGTGGAGGCGCCTGTGCCGGAGACGAATCTTTGGCAAGGATTCCGGATGATATAAGATTTTCACCACAGAGGACACAGAGAGCACGGAGGGTTATGATTCATGGATAATCAATAGCCTCTGTGCTCTCTGTGTCCTCTGTGGTGAAATGCTTTATCAGAACCTCGGTTTCACATATTTATCCTGAGAGGACGTAAAGTGCAATCCCGGTATCCCGTTACTCTTTCTCGGGAAGCTGATGGACTTGATAAGTGAATAATCATCCGCATCCAGTGCATAATATTCGTCCGCGTTGGCTGTTTTCACGCAAACCGTCCAGTCGAACATATTTCCGAAGATAGACAGAGCATCCTCTTCGGGGTTGAAGGAAGGAACTCCGGTCTTGATCACATCATAAGTCTTATTGTTCAGTACATAGAAGTTGTTATCCATGTCCGTCAGGAAACCCAGTGTCTTGTGGTCCTTGAATTCTGTGATGAAGAGATACTTCGCATTTAAGCCTTCGGGCAGGGAAATGGCACGCACATACGGGCGTCCTTTCGTCTGTTTCAGATGGAAAAGTTTTCCCTCATTGTCCAGAATCAGATAGCCTTCATCGTACTCCTTGCGGGTGGTAGGATTACCGGCCAACCGGCGGGCAGGGAATTTAAACCCTTTCTTCACCATAGCCTCTGTGAACAGTTGGCTTTTGTCAGCATCTATCGTATTGGTTTTCATACCGATAAATTCGATTCCTTTCGAGGTGATACGGAACACGTCATCGGGTATAGTCAGATCCACGCGTCCCGACATACTTTCCAGCAAAGGATAAAGTTCTATCTTGGAGGCATTGATATCCGAGGCTGCCGAGCGGAAGCTGAAATTCGTAAGCTGCACTTCGCGCGGAGTGACGGCAACACCATTGATGCTGTCCGGGAACCGCTCATCCGCCATAAGCTGGCGCATGTAGAAGAA from Bacteroides sp. MSB163 includes:
- a CDS encoding RNA pseudouridine synthase, yielding MTVVYEDNHIIIVNKTASEIVQGDKTGDTPLSETVKQYLKEKYQKPGNVFIGVTHRLDRPVSGLVVFAKTSKALSRLNEMFKTSEVKKTYWAIVKNAPKESEGELVNYLVRNEKQNKSYAYDKEVPKSKKAILHYRLIGKSDNYFLLEVDLKTGRHHQIRCQLAKMGCPIKGDLKYGFARSNPDGSICLHARHISFVHPVSKEMIDVEAPVPETNLWQGFRMI
- a CDS encoding DUF4857 domain-containing protein is translated as MKRFSQIFLYITIALLIIWQLPWCYSFFAAKPSKVPFSMYSCVLGDFLSMGNEDGKGVVRRDQSGNVYTQEQTDSILPFFYMRQLMADERFPDSINGVAVTPREVQLTNFSFRSAASDINASKIELYPLLESMSGRVDLTIPDDVFRITSKGIEFIGMKTNTIDADKSQLFTEAMVKKGFKFPARRLAGNPTTRKEYDEGYLILDNEGKLFHLKQTKGRPYVRAISLPEGLNAKYLFITEFKDHKTLGFLTDMDNNFYVLNNKTYDVIKTGVPSFNPEEDALSIFGNMFDWTVCVKTANADEYYALDADDYSLIKSISFPRKSNGIPGLHFTSSQDKYVKPRF